tttatttgaaaagcaggagccagcccatttttggttcagcacctgggtagcgcttgctgattggtggctaaatgtgaccACTATGCAGCAaattgctatccagggttctgaaccaaaaatgggccggctgcttaccttagattcctgctttttcaaataaagatagcaagagaatgaagacaaattcataatgggagtaaattagaaagttgcttaaaattgcatgctctctctgaatcacaaaagaaaaacaattgggtttagtgtccctttaaagcctcttTACTTCATTTATATCACTAACCTAGTATACTGTGTATCTTAGAGTAGTTTGTATGCTTGAGAAACATTTTATATAGATGCACCATTGTGCAATATCCTTATTACCCATGACACTTACATCGAAATCATTTACTTCCCCAGTTCtctaataataatatctaatatgCCGTATATGCTGGAAAAAATAAGCTTGTTACCCTCATTTTATTGGGACAAAGTCTACAGAGGAAATCCACTCAAATTTAAGTTATTGGACAGAAATCTTCCCTGTTTTCCACTCTCTGGACTGTTATCTGTGCTGCTAGCGGCCGGAGAAGCATGATTGTATGACTAGATAAGCTTAATATATTGTCCCAGCCTACaacgggttaaagggacagttaacaccagaattgttgttgttttaaaagatagataatcccttaattaccaattccccagttttgcataaccaacagagttataactatacacgttttacctctgtaattaccttgtatctaagcctcagcagactgcccccttatttcaattcttttgacagacttgcattttagccaatcagagctgtctccatggtaaattcacatgtatgagctcaatgttaactatatgaaacacgtgaactaatgccctctagtggtgaaaaacttagaatatgaacctcctagatttagctttcatctaagaataccaagagaacaaagcaaaattggtgataaaagtaaatttgaaagttgtttaaaattgcatgccctatttgaaacatgaaagttttttttggacttgactgtccctttaactgcataggTGGGTGAGTTTTCTCTCCCTGCGGctaatacagttatatatagatttcTGGGGACAGATACTTATGTTAAATCGCTTGTTGCTAGCTCTCAGGGATATTGTTCGTGACACAGGGATTATGCTGTCAGGCATTATTTGCTATAGAAAAATTCCACAGACAGAGTAACTCTTGGAGTATATAATATTCTCCTATACCTACTTTGGCCTGCCCATTATATATCCGCCTATAGTTTAATATGATACTGTATgcgatatgtatatttatattctcAAAATTTGCCATATAAACCTTTAATGTATATCTGCTTTTCGTATGTTTTGCAACAGATTTCGTTTGTATTTTATAATGACATATATTTGTTTGTATGCcttgaactgaacctcaataaagatgatattaaaaaatatatatatggattcGATATAGTATTTTAAACcacttccaatttacctctattaccaattttgcttagtatcctttgttaaatattaATCTTAGGGGAGCTCaggagatttttttaaaaagtaactgcactaagcagttataaggggctaaaatTGGCAGGGGTGGGTTGTTAGAAaacaaactgcactgaaaagtgacttaaaacaagttgggatggagacaaaatataataatatgtactttaattactttacctgcaaatttatactgcagttcctcgccattaaccctttctttctagtttctgaattgtaaaactcttactacccccacacatttccttctatggctgtatctatatctattgttattttggtagagtgcaaaaatgcatagggattatctgctggaacaTGCCTAGAAGCTATGAAATccactcagttgaaatacaatgtctgtgtctaaacactgataagaggggtggagttggcttctccaggcagcttagctatgtaattaattttgcttatttttgaaaattattttataatacttgccagcaatttttaaacacttttttatgcaaactatttttaatgaattagcccttttagatTGCACAGATCTCaacgtgttttatggcactttcaGGACAGTTACCCCTCAAAAGGTTATTTCTGTGCATTATGACCTTTGCCCATTATGACTTTTACCCTCcagtaaagaaaattagataacttgGAGTGGTGCTTGAGGGTATTGCTAATAACAGAACTATTTCTCTTTCTTCAGGTTCATTGCTGTGTCCATTCCATTGAACTATAACAGGCAGCAGGTGGACAACCGCCAACTTTTCCTCATCTCCACCACATGGATTTTTGCCTTTGCAGTGGCCTCACCAGTCATTTTTGGGCTGAACAATGTAGCAGACCGGGACCCCAGTGTATGTAAGCTAGAGGATAATAACTATGTGGTTTATTCGTCCATCTGCTCCTTCTTCATTCCATGTCCTATAATGCTGGTTCTCTACTGCGTAATGTTCCATGCACTCCGAAAGTGGGAGGAAACCAGGAAGGCCAAATTAAGGAGTCACATGTCCCCTGGCCGGAAGCCACCATGCCCACCTCTTCTGTTTGATAGGAGTCCTACTGATAGCAAGCTAGATGATCATCTCTGCTCCCATCCAGACTGCTCCTTTTCCAAATCTTATGTGGACAATGGTCATGGGATACAAACTTTAGCCTATCCACATTCAAAATATTCCTCCCATATGGACCATGAGCGGAAACATTCCAAGATCAATGGACGGGAGAGGAAAGCCATGAGGGTTCTCCCAGTTGTAGTAGGTGAGTGAACACAAATCATTTTAGTCCtaaagaacaataataataaataattattgagTTTGAGAAAGCTCTGAACaggctttttattaaaaaaaaaaaaaagagaatacaatGACATTGAAGCATATTATATCATTTATACTACTATAACTTTATGGGTCCTTTGTGATACTTCTCAAACTTACTAAGTGACAAAAGTAATATTCTTTGATGTGAATTAACATATCGCTACGTATACACAATAGTTATAGTGTATGTCACCAAGGAATTAATTGGCCATATAAAAtaaagtaacataaaactcaaaattaaactttcgtttttttagcaactttacattttacttctatcatctaatttgctttgttcttttggtacccaTTGTCGAAAATCCTACTACTAGGAGcaggctgcttattggtggctgcacatataagacCCTTGTCGTTGGATCAcctaatgtgttcaactagctcccagtagtggattgatgatccatcaacaaaggataccaagagaatgaagcaacgttaataatacaagtaaactgtaaagttgcttaaaattatacgatttgtctgaatcatggaataaaaaacaattttgggtttcatgttcctttaactatttCATGACAAAAAACTTTCACTAAACGCCATCCAAATTATCATTAATTGAGAATGTGAACCCATGAATTTCCAGGCTCTTTTACATTTGCATAAGAACCAAAGTGTTAGCTACAGTGAAAGCAAATAATCCATTGCGTAAAACATTTGTATATCTGTCCAAGGAGATTTGTTTTCCAATGGAAATCTTTAGCACACAACAGTTGTCTTGTAACCAGGGGTCATCACTGAGCTTTGTAACCTACACTGggaaagattacgagtggagcataacATTGTGCTTTTgtgagcgtgatatttgcgctccactcgtaataccagcacatgcaattgTGCGGTAGTATCTGAAGTGGCCCGCGAGTTCACATTcgcattgcatgaaagctttgAGCTCAATAGAGTGCgcttccgtaggctccaatgggagtctcattctcatgccgtgagacaccccacacctgccactttcAACCCCTAAAAACTGttactgcagtttttttttaaatgctattattttttaatttctaaaaggcactaaacacatttttggggggcagttggggcattttttaaaaactaaacagaggtctgacctctgtttaattatttgagctctaattgctaccgcaagctcacggtagcaataaccagccacttgtaatgactggttatttattgcgtgcctgtaaacgggcgaatttgcccatttatgggcgtgcgataaattagcgtctaacttgtaatctagcccattatgtatcACTGCATCTTTACTATATTGTTATGGAGAGTTTTCATAAATCACGCCCCACAGATAGATCCACCCACAAATGgagtaaacacatagtttaagtaccCAGCTGTGTCACCACCACTGCTGATTGAGTCAGAGGCAGTTTCCGCAGCTCCTGAACCGTACTTCAACTATGTGTTAACCCACATAAAGTTGCATGATTGCTTCACAACAAACTACTCAATAACAAAAATCCCAGAATGGCTGTCTTTTATACTTTATATCAGTACTATAACAGATTACAAAGCATTTACAGTACAGTACATATGGGCATTGTTAATTCCACATACAGTTATAACAGAGAAACAACAAAGGAGCGACTTTATACAGCAGGGAGACAAGAGAGCTGTGATGTAGGTCAGAGGGCttgaaacacaatttattttttgttgtaccTGTATTCTTAATGCTTTTACTGTCATAACCTAATGTACAGTGTTTTAATGCAATAATAGGATGTCCCAAATGCTGAGTCATGTAGAACCCAAAGTGATATTAGGTTGGCCCAATCTATTTAACATTGAGGGTGCACAAACATGCAACCCATGGCTAGCTGCATGACATCTAAAATTAGTTTGCATTGAGGGTTGGTAAAAAAATTGAAGATCCGTCTTGAACAGTTGCCAACAGACAGAACTTCTATTGGGGCAGCGCGGCGAGCGCATAACACAGCCAGCACTTTGCGCAACACCAGCAGATCATGGCACATTAATAAAGCAAACTAACTGCTGCCCAAGTGCACAGTCTGCCCAGTTCCAACTACTACCCTGACTGCTCACAGCTAATGCCACACTCTGTGATCCCTTCATTCCACTTCCCTTACACCTTGACTTTCGCCAACTTGGACAGAGACTTAACAGTTACCTATTACACATCAGATTTAGTATATAAAATGCTACTGGGGACATGAGTACTTATGACACTGTACATTAATATTTACATATAAGTTAGTGCTGGGAGCATAGGGACACAGACTTGGTACATCAGGAGCTGTAGTCAGTGTTTGCCGTGAGCCATATCCTCCGGACCCGtgtctgattggttgtgcatcctgtccctcatagagacacgggccaatcagatgggcactgtaattcagCATTAGTGCCTATCTTTACTATCTATTTTTGCCTCTGTCTTGGTGgttcaaggttcacttggggtggatgccagaggattggcggggcGCCCCActaacagaggcaaaaacaaatagtgaaaatgGGAGAGTCACTGGAAGTGACGTAATTGGAGATTACAAAGACTTGGAGTTTTCGACAGAACACCAGTTATGCAAAACATGTGACCCCGCCACCTGACATATGCAGTCATCAAATGAGAGATTAGTAGCTGTCTCTGCTTAGACGTCCGTATGGAAACTGAATGGGTCACGTGACAAACATCTAATAGGGACAGACCAAGCATATGTGAAGTGTTCTGAGACAGAGAACATTTTATAAAAACGCCCTTAGATTCTGacagtaatttaatattttttacattactagctttttttttattatgtttattgtaaACTAACTTATTTGTTAGATTCTTATTTAAATTagcattatttattatatttattctcACAGAATATCCAACGCCTCCCGaacatgcaaaatatttttttaccacCTCCTTGCCACCTAGATAGTTGTGAGAATAAAAACAAGAGAATGTGAAATGtttcactttttttatttaataaatatttgcaaacaacaaacaaaaacggtcatttctatgtatatcatgAAATTCTACGTAAGCATTAGGTATTTCAAGACAACTCATTCACATAttataaaatgtgtaaaaatgaCTGTGGCAGAACAACAATTTTTGTCAGGGACATGGTATGGAACAGCGCTATTGGTTAAACCATCCACAGGGACCTTGTGTGGCACAACGCCATCTACTGGTTGAACCACCCACAGGGACCTTGTGTCGCACAGTGCCATCTACTGGTTGAACCATCCACAGGGTCCTTGTGtggcacagcgccatctattggttaaaCCATCCACAGGGACCTTGTGtggcacagcgccatctattggttaaaCCATCCACAGGGACCTTGTGTGGCAcaacgccatctattggttgaaccaTCCACAGGGACCTTCTGTCGCACAGTGCCATCTACTGGTTGAACCATCCACAGGGACCTTGTGtggcacagcgccatctattggttaaaCCATCCACAGGGACCTTGTGTGGCAcaacgccatctattggttgaaccaTCCACAGGGACCTTCTGTCGCACAGTGCCATCTACTGGTTGAACCATCCTCAGGGACTTTGTGtggcacagcgccatctattggttgaatgtTCATAGTCACCaatatgcttgcatatattttgcatgatGTGACGTGTAAAATGTTTTGAGTTGGTGTATGTTCGCATATGTTCCCCAAACTCCCTTTCCCTTTTTCAGAGTCAGATTCCATGATGATATTGTTACCATTATATTTACTGTGTAGCTCCGTTTTAGGTTGAGTGGATGACCCTGAACTAAGTGTAAAGTTCTTAGGAACTAGTCCTGGTTGAAATAAAGATCAAGCATTAGTAGTTTCCTTTTGGAACTGTGGGTTTTACATGTTTGTTTTAGGGATTCTACTGACAGAGTTCAAGCACCTGCTTTCTGGCCATCTGGTTCACTTGTTGTGTAGACCTGTAGGTTAAGAGCTGGCCTGAGAGCGTAAAGCGTCTTTGTAAAGACTACATCAATAACTTACCTAGGGGAGCACTACCACCCCAACATAATTGATGCCCCAAATGTGATTGTCACTCAATTTTCCCACTATCTTTCTGTACAAGATTCCCCCAGCTCTGCCTGGTCCTGCCCACTGACGGCCCAACCCTGCCCATTGAACACTCAGTCCCACCCATCGACAACCCTGCCTTTCCTGTCACGGCACCTCACACAAAACACTGATGGGCCTCTGTGAATTGCCCCTCCCCCAAAAATTAAATCCTGGAGATCCCACTGCTCAACAATAGTCcccactatatatatttttcacaactgggcAGTGATGTTATATCCTTGAAAgccaataacaaacaaaataaagtttttaacctttggctgccagtagcacacatACAGCGATTATTTGACCATCCCCTTTAATGTCAGTAAAAATCAAATAGATTGTACCACATTTGCTACATATAACATCCACATGCCAAGGAAATAAAGGGAAAGCAGGAAACTAACAAACAAAACACGAGATGCTTGAGAGTTTTATGAGTGAAGAGCAGGACTTAATAcaaaaataatccaagagcgcctatAAGTAGGCGAAGGAAGATATTAACAGATTAACTAGGTTCAAATTTATTACaaatcataaaacataaaacataattataaataacatggatccatgtatactacATACATCTAGAAACAATAGAAACAGTTGTCAAATATAGCTTGCAAACAGTTGTCAATTATAACAATCAGACAGTTAAAATAATCACCAAAGAGAATAAAGTTCCTATGAAGTCTCATAAATTAGAGAGATAAACAAATGGGAGTCATAAGAAGATCTTTTAAACAATAgaacacccatagaaaatacaaaacatggaagggaactgcactccaagaccggatcaggtaca
The nucleotide sequence above comes from Bombina bombina isolate aBomBom1 chromosome 7, aBomBom1.pri, whole genome shotgun sequence. Encoded proteins:
- the DRD4 gene encoding D(4) dopamine receptor, with the translated sequence MNISNHTSHPPGDPQYNFLALVFGLILVIFIICGNVLVCLSVCTEKALKTTTNYFIVSLAVADLLLAVLVLPLYLYTEFLGGIWTLGPVLCDVLMTMDVMLCTASIFNLCAISVDRFIAVSIPLNYNRQQVDNRQLFLISTTWIFAFAVASPVIFGLNNVADRDPSVCKLEDNNYVVYSSICSFFIPCPIMLVLYCVMFHALRKWEETRKAKLRSHMSPGRKPPCPPLLFDRSPTDSKLDDHLCSHPDCSFSKSYVDNGHGIQTLAYPHSKYSSHMDHERKHSKINGRERKAMRVLPVVVGTFLFCWTPFFVVHITRALCETCNIPEPVISIVTWLGYVNSALNPVIYTIFNTEFRKYFRKVLRLCF